A genomic segment from Chitinophaga flava encodes:
- a CDS encoding SusD/RagB family nutrient-binding outer membrane lipoprotein: MKKVICLISLSLALSSCKKWVDINDNPSYGNSTVPSADQRLPSILAQFSDTYESTGTRTAYLGQQLATVVASGGNNYNLTAWVTNASNIGWPWQAWYVNTAVNIAPMIAAAEKVQAYHYIGVGKIIKAWGFGTLADVYGMLPYDEFDNPATFVPKFDQGDYIQGKVLGLLDEAIADLQKTQGPTAPALSKGDILNNGNVDNWLRLAYGLKARFMLHGSRLAGFNAQAVLDAVAKGPQTEAQSSVMQYVDEGPDVPAANKEALQYTNTSTSARITKLYIDYLTNNYTGAPTGASNLEDPRIDLLIPSQADDAGVLRRTQGVDMSSDFVKKGPSAYSYNATTNSFSSADHIYVILRKTPYAPGVKDRIQSTGTWYTRRGAKGLLLTNAEMRFIEAELFFKQGKSIEALAAYKAGIRAHMSHMSIQPATIDAFLSSTSVEQDPAKLTLSNIMIQKYIALSYSPELWNDLRRMNYCADAGGNYNEATGVYKGFKRPAHVPAQYYPAQTDWPRRFAVANYEINYNVEQVLKADPDANTPGYVLKPVWWNK, encoded by the coding sequence ATGAAAAAAGTTATTTGTCTCATAAGTTTATCACTTGCACTCAGCTCCTGCAAAAAATGGGTGGACATCAATGACAATCCCAGTTATGGTAACTCAACGGTACCTTCTGCAGACCAGCGCCTCCCGTCTATATTAGCCCAGTTTTCTGATACCTACGAAAGTACCGGTACACGCACAGCTTACCTCGGTCAGCAGCTGGCTACGGTGGTTGCTAGTGGAGGCAACAACTACAACCTTACTGCCTGGGTAACGAATGCTTCCAATATAGGCTGGCCCTGGCAGGCATGGTATGTGAATACCGCTGTGAACATAGCGCCGATGATCGCTGCTGCGGAAAAAGTACAGGCCTATCACTATATCGGTGTAGGAAAGATTATCAAAGCCTGGGGATTTGGAACGCTGGCAGATGTATATGGTATGCTGCCTTACGATGAATTTGATAATCCTGCCACCTTTGTACCGAAGTTTGACCAGGGTGATTATATCCAGGGAAAAGTGCTGGGGCTGTTGGATGAGGCGATCGCAGACCTGCAGAAAACGCAGGGACCTACTGCTCCGGCACTGTCCAAAGGAGATATTCTTAATAATGGAAATGTTGATAACTGGTTAAGGCTGGCTTATGGCCTGAAAGCCCGTTTTATGCTCCATGGTTCCCGGCTGGCCGGATTTAATGCCCAGGCCGTGCTGGATGCTGTTGCCAAAGGCCCGCAAACAGAAGCCCAGAGCTCTGTGATGCAGTATGTGGATGAAGGTCCGGATGTGCCGGCAGCCAACAAGGAAGCTTTACAATACACTAATACAAGTACTTCTGCCAGAATCACCAAACTGTATATCGATTACCTGACCAACAATTATACCGGTGCACCTACAGGAGCCAGTAACCTGGAAGACCCGCGTATAGATTTGCTGATACCCAGTCAGGCCGATGATGCCGGAGTACTGCGTCGTACACAGGGTGTAGATATGTCATCCGACTTTGTTAAAAAAGGCCCTTCCGCTTATAGCTATAATGCCACTACCAACAGCTTTAGCAGCGCGGATCACATTTATGTGATCCTGCGTAAAACGCCTTACGCTCCTGGGGTTAAAGACCGTATTCAGTCTACCGGTACCTGGTATACCCGTCGTGGAGCCAAAGGGCTGCTGCTGACAAATGCCGAAATGCGTTTTATTGAAGCTGAACTGTTCTTTAAACAAGGTAAGAGCATAGAAGCACTGGCAGCCTATAAAGCCGGTATCCGTGCGCACATGAGCCACATGAGCATACAGCCGGCCACTATCGATGCTTTCCTAAGCAGCACTTCAGTAGAACAGGATCCTGCAAAACTCACGCTGAGTAACATCATGATCCAGAAATACATTGCATTGTCCTATTCTCCGGAATTGTGGAATGATCTGCGCCGTATGAACTATTGTGCGGATGCTGGCGGTAACTACAACGAAGCTACTGGTGTATACAAAGGTTTTAAACGCCCAGCTCACGTGCCTGCGCAATATTATCCTGCACAAACAGACTGGCCCCGCCGTTTTGCAGTGGCCAACTATGAGATCAATTATAATGTTGAGCAGGTGTTGAAAGCTGACCCTGATGCCAATACGCCTGGTTATGTACTTAAACCAGTGTGGTGGAACAAGTAA
- a CDS encoding SusC/RagA family TonB-linked outer membrane protein has product MRKLLWLSAIFSLVTLLSSGLAYGQEPKTATGTVLAEDGTPMPGVTVRIKGSNRNAQTDVTGKFRIQVKPGESLDFSFIGYENQSVKVGERIVFNISMHSSSSALEQVVVTAMGIKKEKKALGYAVQDIKSVELLKNKDANLVNSLNGKIAGLNITNSGGAPGSSAAIIIRGGTSLERDNQPLFVIDGMPMDNSTGQGDNSAFDGSVNLATTNGNRAMDINPEDIESISVLKGPAAAALYGLRAAAGAIIITTKKGTAGLVTGSVTSRYMNNWVNRLPKQQGVYKQGTYYKGALNKQTSLSWGDKFQPGEEVFDNMGNFFQHASAFDNSFTVSGGTQNGNFFLSGSNLNQGGVVPTTNYNRSTLRFNGEQKIGIFTFGLNASYATSTTQKTLTGTGLWSSGGTGYMESIMAWPRNDDMRVWLNPDGTKHRLLPDIDLDADIDNPYWVINRMPQSDKTNRLIGSAYANVKLTSWLDATYRLGVDNYTTQFENLVTPGSSVKVAWQKGMLSQTDRNYNYVNSNLMLNFHKTFHKDWDANLILGTTSEDTYIKSNSARAESFLLPDFYALNNADRKNQYISQAVSRKRLAGFYGDLRLSYRNIFYLSVTGRNDISSTLPVQNRSFFYSSYSGSFVFTELLPKSDILSFGKIRASRAQVGKDASPYLTQTYLEAPQLTIGGGFRNGVSRGNPNLKPEKTTSSEFGAELQFLRGRLGLDVAYYKNVSTNQIVTPRVSNATGYILNSVNAGEIENKGIEISINANPVKKKYFNWNVTLNMSSNKGTVRQLPGSLSVLYVTDAQVANAKAASFDGGNFLGISGQKWLTDENGNVLLDWNTGLPTVSVSTTTYIGNREPKLLGGLNNNFTYKQFNFSFLWDFRVGGDVYNGTDYLLTMYGLSARTLNRGEDITLTGVAKNPATAKYEPVTKTVKATEQFYTDYYLKNAPFFIEKVNWLRLRSVSLSYALPKSALHRTPWLKEATITASGSNLLLFTNYSGMDPETSAAGAGSAGAGSSGIDYAGVPATSGFAIGLNLKF; this is encoded by the coding sequence ATGAGAAAACTTCTCTGGTTATCAGCGATTTTTTCGCTGGTAACGTTGCTGTCTTCCGGGCTGGCCTATGGCCAGGAGCCTAAAACAGCTACCGGTACTGTGCTGGCCGAAGACGGCACCCCTATGCCGGGAGTAACAGTCAGAATCAAAGGCAGTAACCGTAACGCACAAACGGATGTAACAGGTAAGTTCCGTATTCAGGTCAAACCAGGAGAGAGCCTCGATTTCTCTTTCATTGGTTATGAAAACCAGAGCGTAAAAGTGGGAGAGCGTATTGTCTTCAACATTAGCATGCATTCTTCTTCCAGTGCATTGGAACAGGTGGTAGTAACGGCTATGGGCATCAAAAAAGAAAAAAAGGCCCTGGGCTATGCCGTACAGGACATCAAATCGGTAGAACTGCTCAAAAACAAAGATGCGAACCTGGTCAATTCCCTCAATGGTAAGATCGCCGGTTTGAACATCACCAATTCCGGTGGCGCGCCCGGATCTTCAGCTGCTATCATCATCCGTGGTGGTACTTCTCTGGAACGTGATAACCAGCCGCTTTTTGTAATTGACGGAATGCCGATGGACAACTCTACCGGACAAGGTGATAACAGTGCTTTTGATGGATCTGTCAACTTAGCAACTACCAATGGTAACCGCGCCATGGATATCAACCCGGAAGATATTGAATCTATCTCTGTGCTGAAAGGTCCTGCTGCTGCGGCTTTATACGGTCTGCGTGCTGCTGCCGGTGCTATTATCATCACTACCAAAAAAGGTACAGCAGGGTTGGTTACAGGCTCTGTCACCAGCCGTTATATGAACAACTGGGTGAACAGGCTGCCTAAACAACAGGGTGTTTATAAACAAGGTACTTATTATAAAGGCGCGCTGAACAAACAAACCAGCCTATCCTGGGGTGATAAATTTCAGCCGGGCGAAGAAGTCTTTGATAATATGGGCAACTTCTTCCAGCATGCCAGCGCATTTGATAACAGCTTCACTGTTTCCGGTGGTACCCAAAACGGTAACTTCTTTCTCTCTGGTTCCAACCTCAACCAGGGCGGCGTAGTACCTACTACCAACTACAATCGTTCTACACTCAGGTTTAATGGCGAACAGAAAATCGGCATCTTCACCTTTGGTCTGAATGCTTCCTATGCGACAAGCACCACCCAGAAAACCCTTACCGGTACTGGTTTGTGGAGCTCTGGTGGTACTGGCTACATGGAAAGTATCATGGCCTGGCCCCGTAATGACGATATGCGTGTATGGCTCAATCCCGATGGTACCAAACACCGGCTGCTTCCGGATATTGACCTGGATGCCGATATTGACAACCCTTACTGGGTGATCAACCGTATGCCGCAATCAGATAAAACCAACCGTTTAATTGGTTCCGCTTACGCGAATGTAAAACTCACCAGCTGGCTGGACGCTACCTACCGACTGGGTGTTGATAACTATACCACTCAGTTCGAGAACCTCGTTACTCCGGGTTCCAGTGTTAAAGTGGCCTGGCAGAAAGGTATGCTGTCGCAGACAGACCGGAATTACAACTACGTAAATTCCAATCTGATGCTCAATTTCCACAAGACTTTTCATAAGGATTGGGATGCAAACCTGATCCTGGGTACTACTTCGGAAGATACCTATATCAAATCCAATTCGGCCAGAGCAGAAAGTTTTTTGCTGCCTGATTTCTACGCCCTGAATAATGCAGACAGGAAAAATCAATACATCTCCCAGGCTGTTTCCCGTAAACGGCTGGCAGGCTTTTATGGAGATCTGCGTCTGTCCTACAGAAACATCTTTTACCTGAGTGTTACCGGTCGTAATGATATCTCATCTACGCTGCCGGTACAAAACAGGTCTTTCTTCTATTCTTCCTACAGCGGCAGCTTTGTATTTACAGAACTGTTGCCTAAAAGTGATATCCTGAGCTTTGGAAAGATACGTGCTTCCAGAGCACAGGTAGGTAAAGATGCTTCTCCATATCTCACCCAAACTTATCTGGAGGCGCCACAACTCACGATTGGCGGTGGTTTCCGTAATGGTGTGTCCCGTGGTAATCCCAACCTGAAACCGGAAAAAACTACTTCCAGTGAGTTCGGTGCAGAACTGCAGTTCCTGAGAGGCAGACTGGGACTGGATGTTGCGTACTATAAAAACGTAAGTACCAATCAGATCGTTACCCCGCGTGTAAGTAACGCTACCGGCTATATCCTGAACTCCGTTAATGCCGGAGAGATTGAAAACAAGGGTATTGAGATCAGCATTAATGCCAATCCGGTGAAGAAAAAATACTTCAACTGGAATGTTACCTTGAATATGTCCAGCAATAAGGGTACGGTAAGACAGTTGCCCGGCTCTCTTTCCGTGCTGTACGTGACTGATGCGCAGGTCGCCAATGCCAAGGCTGCTTCCTTTGATGGAGGTAATTTCCTGGGTATCAGCGGACAGAAATGGCTGACAGATGAAAATGGCAACGTGCTGCTGGACTGGAATACCGGCTTACCAACAGTGAGCGTGTCTACTACTACGTATATTGGTAACCGTGAGCCAAAACTGCTGGGTGGTTTGAACAACAACTTTACCTACAAGCAGTTTAACTTCTCCTTCCTGTGGGATTTCCGTGTTGGTGGAGATGTTTATAACGGTACCGACTATTTGCTGACGATGTATGGTCTGAGTGCGAGAACACTCAACAGAGGAGAAGATATTACGCTGACAGGAGTAGCTAAAAATCCTGCTACCGCTAAATATGAGCCGGTAACCAAAACGGTTAAGGCTACCGAACAATTCTATACCGATTATTACCTGAAAAACGCACCATTCTTTATTGAAAAGGTTAACTGGCTGCGCCTGCGTTCTGTCTCTCTTTCCTATGCGCTTCCAAAATCAGCGCTGCACCGGACTCCCTGGTTGAAAGAAGCTACGATCACAGCATCCGGCAGTAATCTGCTGCTCTTCACCAACTATTCCGGTATGGACCCTGAAACCAGTGCTGCGGGTGCTGGTTCTGCTGGGGCTGGTTCTTCAGGCATTGACTATGCCGGTGTGCCTGCCACCTCCGGATTTGCAATTGGTCTTAACCTTAAATTCTAA
- a CDS encoding putative quinol monooxygenase: protein MYKRIVWAMALLTGIFSMQEHAFANNNGKDYMITSATDSTATISLYGFLRPKKEYAAVLRQELLALVAPSRAETGNIVYNIHEEKDGAFFIYEIWRSQEDLDKHMQLPLLKQFMSKVGTYLAADVQAYHGQLITPVKK from the coding sequence ATGTATAAACGTATCGTATGGGCCATGGCCCTTCTGACAGGAATATTCAGCATGCAGGAACATGCTTTTGCCAACAATAACGGAAAAGACTATATGATAACATCTGCAACAGATTCTACAGCCACTATCAGTTTGTATGGTTTTCTGCGGCCTAAAAAGGAATATGCAGCAGTGCTTCGTCAGGAATTGCTGGCGCTGGTGGCACCCAGCCGTGCCGAAACCGGCAACATCGTGTATAATATCCATGAAGAAAAGGACGGTGCCTTTTTTATATATGAGATATGGCGTTCACAGGAAGATCTGGACAAACATATGCAGCTGCCGTTGTTAAAACAGTTTATGAGTAAGGTCGGCACTTATCTGGCGGCTGATGTGCAGGCCTATCACGGACAATTAATCACGCCTGTTAAGAAATAG
- a CDS encoding tRNA(His) guanylyltransferase Thg1 family protein, translated as MKFDELDKKMRIYESANDMVVLPGMYIVARIDGRGFTRLTKEIHPFEAPFDERFRDYMVETVKHLMNTGFNIVYGYTQSDEISLLFHPDETAFARKHRKYTSILAGEASAKFSVLLGSVATFDCRLSELPNKQLVSDYFRWRNEDAHRNSLSAHCYWRLRKEGLSATAATEKIERLSTADKNELLFSYNINFNDLPSWQKRGIGVYWHEVEKTGFNPVQEQSVTVKRRVLHTAYELPMKDNYNDFVLQRIP; from the coding sequence ATGAAATTTGATGAACTGGACAAGAAGATGCGGATCTATGAATCTGCCAACGATATGGTGGTTTTACCAGGAATGTATATAGTAGCCCGTATCGACGGCCGTGGTTTTACCCGGCTGACAAAAGAAATACATCCCTTTGAAGCCCCCTTTGATGAACGATTCCGGGATTATATGGTAGAAACCGTGAAACACCTGATGAACACAGGCTTTAATATCGTTTACGGATATACGCAGAGTGATGAAATTTCCCTGCTGTTTCATCCGGATGAAACAGCCTTTGCCCGCAAACACCGCAAATACACTTCCATTCTAGCCGGAGAAGCCAGTGCCAAATTCTCGGTACTACTGGGCAGTGTAGCCACTTTTGATTGTCGTTTGTCTGAGTTGCCCAACAAACAGCTGGTGAGCGATTACTTTCGCTGGCGCAATGAAGATGCCCACCGAAATTCCCTGAGTGCACACTGTTACTGGCGTTTGAGGAAAGAAGGACTTTCTGCCACAGCAGCCACTGAGAAAATTGAACGGCTAAGTACTGCCGATAAAAATGAACTGTTGTTCAGCTACAACATCAACTTCAATGATCTGCCCTCATGGCAAAAAAGAGGCATCGGTGTATACTGGCACGAAGTGGAAAAAACGGGCTTTAATCCTGTGCAGGAACAGTCTGTCACGGTAAAAAGAAGAGTCTTACACACAGCGTATGAATTGCCGATGAAAGATAATTACAACGATTTTGTTTTGCAACGGATACCATGA
- a CDS encoding 5'-methylthioadenosine/S-adenosylhomocysteine nucleosidase family protein: protein MSNGPLADLTMITGLMKQQPLFVFALESEAAEEFNNDNTLIAGIGKVNATFSLTKKIQEERPGLIVNLGSAGSNTFNRGEVVCCTRFIQRDMDVTGLGYRKYETPFSGHEPVLNYGLQLHGFQEGICGTGDNFETGHITSDYNVIDMEAYSLALVAMKENIPFLCLKYITDGADGTAAEEWLVQVHNAAAAFRKIISGLQQ, encoded by the coding sequence ATGAGCAATGGACCTCTCGCAGATTTAACAATGATCACCGGCCTGATGAAACAGCAACCGCTTTTTGTTTTTGCACTGGAATCTGAAGCAGCGGAAGAATTTAACAACGATAACACGCTGATCGCTGGTATCGGGAAAGTAAATGCCACTTTCAGCCTGACTAAAAAGATCCAGGAAGAAAGACCCGGACTGATTGTTAACCTGGGTTCTGCCGGCAGCAACACCTTTAACCGCGGTGAAGTGGTATGCTGTACCCGGTTTATACAGCGCGATATGGACGTTACCGGTTTGGGCTACCGTAAATATGAAACACCATTCTCCGGCCACGAGCCAGTACTGAACTACGGCCTGCAGCTGCATGGCTTTCAGGAAGGTATCTGTGGCACCGGCGACAACTTCGAAACAGGCCATATCACTTCCGATTACAACGTAATCGATATGGAAGCCTATTCCCTCGCCCTGGTGGCTATGAAGGAAAATATACCTTTTCTGTGTCTGAAATATATCACAGACGGCGCCGACGGTACTGCAGCCGAAGAATGGCTGGTACAGGTACATAACGCTGCCGCCGCCTTCAGAAAAATCATTTCAGGCCTTCAACAATAA
- a CDS encoding alpha/beta fold hydrolase — protein MTAFFKFVPIRIMIMVCLFMAISQQDIFAGQPYSFAVKKEGRGKPVIFIHGLYSSGAVWDEVIAHYRNNYTCYELTLPGFAGQPPIKADSILQTVAHELAGFIRDNKLDKPVIIGHSLGGWLALQFGVLYPNLPGKLITVSAVPFLPVFWMGPNATADSARPMALGMKNQMSTLTPEQIRKQQVTMLASMITDSINIQKVISMAASSDSPTQGQVMYELCTSDLRQEIHKIKCPILVLADWAGFKDYGVTREAVLGTYQKQYQQAPQTVIAMNDLSKHFIMYDQPKWLIEQVDSFLAH, from the coding sequence ATGACTGCGTTTTTCAAATTCGTTCCCATACGTATCATGATAATGGTCTGCCTTTTTATGGCCATTTCACAACAGGACATTTTTGCCGGCCAGCCTTATTCTTTTGCTGTCAAAAAAGAAGGACGGGGTAAACCGGTTATTTTCATACATGGATTATATTCTTCCGGTGCTGTCTGGGACGAGGTAATAGCACATTACCGCAACAACTATACTTGTTATGAACTGACATTGCCAGGCTTCGCAGGCCAGCCTCCTATAAAGGCTGATAGCATTCTTCAAACAGTGGCACATGAACTGGCCGGTTTTATACGGGACAACAAACTGGACAAACCAGTTATCATTGGTCATAGTTTGGGAGGATGGCTGGCGCTGCAGTTTGGTGTTCTTTACCCCAACTTACCAGGCAAACTGATCACTGTAAGTGCAGTTCCTTTTCTGCCGGTCTTTTGGATGGGCCCCAACGCCACAGCCGATAGTGCCCGGCCAATGGCATTGGGTATGAAAAACCAGATGTCTACCCTCACACCTGAACAGATCCGTAAACAACAAGTCACGATGCTCGCCTCCATGATCACAGACAGTATCAATATTCAAAAAGTGATCTCCATGGCCGCCAGCTCCGATTCCCCTACCCAGGGCCAGGTGATGTATGAACTGTGTACCTCCGACCTGCGCCAGGAGATCCACAAAATCAAGTGCCCCATCCTGGTATTGGCCGACTGGGCCGGCTTTAAAGACTATGGCGTTACCCGCGAAGCGGTCCTGGGAACTTACCAAAAGCAATACCAGCAGGCGCCACAGACAGTTATCGCCATGAACGATCTCTCCAAACATTTTATCATGTATGATCAGCCCAAATGGTTGATTGAACAAGTAGATTCATTCCTGGCCCATTAA
- a CDS encoding thioredoxin family protein, whose product MNFTTYQQVFESILQDANPAAPYNNPDYLNYTKLNWSRQQRWLKTGVLNEEIISAVKNITEPQQWIVITEPWCGDASHIVPFLYKIAELNPLIQLDIQLRDTPPFLIEQYLTNGGKSIPKLVIRDNENNDLAVWGPRPAGCQALYDQLKAANANFEQMKIELQQWYNEDKGRSLQQELLSVINSTCSTSVA is encoded by the coding sequence ATGAATTTTACAACTTATCAGCAGGTCTTTGAAAGTATCCTGCAAGATGCCAACCCAGCAGCTCCCTATAACAATCCCGACTATCTCAATTATACAAAACTCAACTGGTCGAGACAACAACGCTGGTTAAAAACCGGTGTGCTCAACGAGGAGATCATCTCCGCTGTAAAAAATATTACAGAACCACAGCAGTGGATCGTTATCACCGAGCCCTGGTGCGGCGATGCATCACACATCGTGCCCTTCCTCTATAAGATCGCGGAGCTGAATCCACTTATCCAGCTGGACATTCAGCTGCGTGACACTCCTCCTTTCCTGATAGAACAATATCTGACCAATGGCGGCAAGTCCATTCCCAAACTGGTCATCCGTGATAATGAAAACAATGACTTGGCCGTTTGGGGGCCCAGACCAGCAGGCTGTCAGGCCCTGTATGACCAGCTCAAAGCTGCTAATGCAAATTTTGAACAAATGAAAATTGAACTGCAGCAGTGGTATAATGAAGATAAAGGCCGCAGTCTGCAGCAGGAGCTTCTGAGCGTTATCAACAGCACCTGCAGCACCAGCGTCGCCTGA
- the asnA gene encoding aspartate--ammonia ligase yields the protein MITVTTKTNDVLHLEKGIALIKEFFPVQLGRLLSLTKVSAPLFVKSGTGFNDDLNGIEKPVKFNLKDIPYPVEIVQSLAKWKRMRLHQLGMEAGQGIVTDMRAIRPDEVVSPIHSFYVDQWDWEKHIQASDRRISYLKDTVERIYQAILDTNALLQEQHESVLELPASVYFIDSEALLKRYPGLTSKERENRIAKEYGAVFIMGIGGPLSDKAVHDDRAPDYDDWSTANEEGFFGLNGDLILWNPAMDSALELSSMGIRVDAESLKAQLALKDCEHRSELEFHTNVLNSVYPLSIGGGIGQSRLCMFLLQRKHISEVQSGIWPESK from the coding sequence ATGATCACAGTCACTACGAAAACAAACGATGTATTACATCTGGAAAAGGGCATAGCCCTGATAAAGGAGTTTTTCCCGGTACAATTGGGCCGGCTGCTTTCACTGACGAAAGTATCGGCTCCGCTGTTCGTTAAGTCCGGTACTGGATTCAACGATGATCTCAACGGTATTGAAAAACCGGTGAAGTTCAATCTGAAAGACATCCCATACCCGGTAGAAATTGTGCAGTCTCTTGCCAAATGGAAGAGGATGCGTTTGCACCAACTGGGTATGGAAGCAGGGCAGGGTATTGTTACCGATATGCGCGCTATCCGTCCGGATGAAGTAGTATCACCTATTCACAGTTTTTATGTAGACCAGTGGGACTGGGAGAAACATATTCAGGCTTCTGACAGACGCATCAGCTATCTGAAAGACACGGTAGAACGGATTTATCAGGCTATCCTGGACACTAACGCCCTGTTACAGGAACAACACGAGAGCGTGCTGGAACTGCCTGCATCTGTTTATTTCATTGATAGTGAGGCCTTATTGAAACGTTATCCTGGCCTGACTTCCAAAGAAAGAGAAAACAGGATCGCGAAAGAATACGGTGCTGTATTTATCATGGGCATCGGCGGCCCGTTGTCTGATAAGGCTGTTCATGATGACCGTGCCCCGGACTATGATGATTGGTCTACTGCCAATGAAGAAGGTTTCTTTGGACTTAACGGAGACCTGATTCTGTGGAACCCGGCGATGGACAGTGCACTGGAACTGTCTTCCATGGGTATCCGGGTTGATGCTGAGTCTCTGAAAGCACAGCTGGCCCTGAAAGATTGTGAGCATAGAAGTGAGCTGGAGTTTCACACGAATGTGTTAAACAGCGTGTATCCGTTAAGTATAGGTGGTGGTATCGGGCAATCCCGTCTTTGTATGTTCCTCTTACAAAGGAAACATATTTCGGAAGTACAGTCAGGTATCTGGCCTGAATCAAAATAA
- a CDS encoding winged helix-turn-helix transcriptional regulator — translation MRKIKESSTHFANKNSLGDICPEIYAINLLSGQWTLAICCHLSNGKLRFGELKKRIPQVTERMLALQLRKMEEDQLVIRTVYPEVPPRVEYELTESGMELIPIFKQLEAWGERHKSRL, via the coding sequence ATGCGTAAAATAAAGGAAAGCTCTACCCACTTCGCCAACAAAAACAGCCTGGGAGATATATGTCCCGAAATATATGCCATCAACCTGCTCAGTGGACAGTGGACATTAGCCATCTGTTGCCATCTGTCCAATGGAAAACTTCGCTTCGGAGAATTGAAAAAACGTATCCCTCAGGTTACTGAACGGATGCTTGCCCTGCAACTGCGGAAGATGGAAGAAGACCAGCTGGTGATACGTACCGTTTACCCTGAAGTACCACCACGCGTGGAATATGAACTTACTGAAAGTGGCATGGAACTGATACCCATTTTCAAACAACTGGAAGCATGGGGAGAAAGACATAAATCCCGCCTTTAG
- a CDS encoding ATP-binding protein — METIIFCGIQATGKSTFYQQHFFHSHLRISLDLFKTRHREDLFLEACCKSQLPFVVDNTNPGKADRQKYIQLAKQHKFRTIGYYFQSRIEEALLRNSQRSGKACIPEIGIRGAFKKLELPSPDEGFDELYYVTIEDNNFVIKPWTNEI, encoded by the coding sequence ATGGAGACGATTATTTTCTGCGGGATACAGGCAACAGGGAAATCAACATTTTATCAGCAACATTTTTTTCACTCTCACCTCCGTATCTCGCTTGACCTTTTTAAAACCCGGCACCGGGAAGACCTCTTCCTCGAAGCCTGCTGCAAAAGCCAGCTGCCATTCGTAGTAGATAATACCAATCCCGGAAAAGCAGACCGCCAGAAGTACATACAACTGGCGAAACAACATAAATTCAGGACCATCGGTTATTATTTCCAGTCGCGCATAGAAGAGGCACTGTTGAGAAACAGCCAGCGAAGCGGGAAAGCCTGTATTCCGGAAATCGGTATCAGAGGTGCTTTCAAAAAACTGGAGCTGCCTTCTCCTGATGAAGGTTTTGATGAACTGTACTATGTAACCATTGAAGACAACAACTTTGTGATAAAACCCTGGACCAATGAAATTTGA
- a CDS encoding SRPBCC family protein, whose translation MSDTVHKTVEIHAAASKVWAFLTQPDKINLWMMDTPTDIQSAWEVGSPLVFKGDLHGIPYENKGVILQYEPEVLLAYTHWSSLSQRPDEPAHYGVVTFRLTTHGVITTLEFTQTNAGAYATERHINFYWTTALGLIKKLNEKAD comes from the coding sequence ATGTCTGATACTGTCCATAAAACCGTGGAAATACATGCTGCTGCCTCAAAAGTCTGGGCTTTCCTGACACAGCCGGACAAGATTAATTTATGGATGATGGATACGCCAACGGATATTCAGTCTGCCTGGGAAGTGGGCAGTCCGCTGGTGTTTAAAGGCGACCTGCATGGCATACCCTACGAAAATAAAGGTGTTATTCTGCAGTATGAGCCGGAAGTACTGCTGGCATATACGCACTGGAGCTCGCTGTCGCAGCGGCCGGATGAACCCGCGCATTATGGTGTGGTTACTTTCCGGCTGACAACCCATGGTGTAATCACGACGCTTGAGTTTACACAAACCAATGCCGGCGCTTATGCTACGGAGCGGCATATCAACTTTTACTGGACAACGGCATTGGGTCTGATCAAAAAACTAAATGAAAAAGCCGACTAA